One window of the Oncorhynchus gorbuscha isolate QuinsamMale2020 ecotype Even-year linkage group LG17, OgorEven_v1.0, whole genome shotgun sequence genome contains the following:
- the LOC124001105 gene encoding fatty acid binding protein 1-B.1-like: MSFSGKYQMESHDNFESFMEAVGLPDELIQEGKDIKSISEIEETGDHFKVTVTTGTKILTNSFTIGQETELESPTGEKVNSVVMREGNKLTAILNGIEYVTELTDANTLVNTMTLSGMSYKRTSKRM; this comes from the exons ATGTCTTTCTCAGGGAAATACCAGATGGAGTCACATGACAACTTTGAGTCTTTCATGGAGGCTGTTGG TCTCCCTGATGAGCTTATCCAGGAGGGCAAAGACATCAAGAGCATCTCTGAGATTGAGGAGACTGGAGACCACTTCAAGGTGACTGTCAccacggggacaaagatcctcACCAACTCCTTCACCATTGGCCAGGAGACGGAGCTTGAGTCGCCGACCGGGGAGAAAGTCAAT TCTGTGGTAATGAGGGAAGGTAACAAGCTGACGGCCATCCTGAATGGGATCGAATATGTCACAGAACTTACAGATGCAAACACCCTCGTCAAT ACAATGACTCTGTCTGGCATGTCATACAAGAGGACCAGCAAACGAATGTGA
- the LOC124001094 gene encoding fatty acid binding protein 1-B.1-like, with product MSFSGKYQMESHDNFESFMEAVGLPDELIQEGKDIKSISEIEETGDHFKVTVTTGTKILTNSFTIGQETELESPTGEKVNSVVMREGNKLTAILNGIEYVTELTDANTLVNTMTLSGMSYKRTSKRM from the exons ATGTCTTTCTCAGGGAAATACCAGATGGAGTCACATGACAACTTTGAGTCTTTCATGGAGGCTGTTG GTCTCCCTGATGAGCTTATCCAGGAGGGCAAAGACATCAAGAGCATCTCTGAGATTGAGGAGACTGGAGACCACTTCAAGGTGACTGTCAccacggggacaaagatcctcACCAACTCCTTCACCATTGGCCAGGAGACGGAGCTTGAGTCGCCGACCGGGGAGAAAGTCAAT TCTGTGGTAATGAGGGAAGGTAACAAGCTGACGGCCATCCTGAATGGGATCGAATATGTCACAGAACTTACAGATGCAAACACCCTCGTCAAT ACAATGACTCTGTCTGGCATGTCATACAAGAGGACCAGCAAACGAATGTGA